One window of Panthera tigris isolate Pti1 chromosome C2, P.tigris_Pti1_mat1.1, whole genome shotgun sequence genomic DNA carries:
- the TNK2 gene encoding activated CDC42 kinase 1 isoform X2 yields MQPEEGTGWLLELLSEVQLQQYFLRLRDDLNVTRLSHFEYVKNEDLEKIGMGRPGQRRLWEAVKRRKAMCKRKSWMSKVFSGKRLEAEFPPHHSQSTFRKTSPTPGGPAGEGPLQSLTCLIGEKDLHLFEKLGDGSFGVVRRGEWDAPSGKTVSVAVKCLKPDVLSQPEAMDDFIREVNAMHSLDHRNLIRLYGVVLTPPMKMVTELAPLGSLLDRLRKHQGHFLLGTLSRYAVQVAEGMGYLESKRFIHRDLAARNLLLATRDLVKIGDFGLMRALPQNDDHYVMQEHRKVPFAWCAPESLKTRTFSHASDTWMFGVTLWEMFTYGQEPWIGLNGSQILHKIDKEGERLPRPEDCPQDIYNVMVQCWAHKPEDRPTFVALRDFLLEAQPTDMRALQDFEEPDKLHIQMNDVITVIEGRAENYWWRGQNTRTLCVGPFPRNVVTSVAGLSAQDISQPLQNSFIHTGHGDSDPRHCWGFPDKIDELYLGNPMDPPDLLSVELSTSRPTQHLGRVKKPTYDPVSEDQDPLSSDFKRLGLRKPGLTRGLWLAKPSARVPGTKAGRGGGSEVTLIDFGEEPVIPAPRPCAPSLAQLAMDACSLLDKTPPQSPTRALPRPLHPTPVVDWDARPLPPPPAYDDVAQDEDDFEVCSINSTLVAAGVCAGPSQGETNYAFVPEQAQLLPPLEDNLFLPPQGGSKPPSSAQTAQIFQALQQECMRQLRVPAGSLVPSPGPAPAGEDKPQVPPRVPIPPRPTRPRGELSPAPSGEEEIGRWPGPASPPRVPPREPLSPQGSRTPSPLVPPGSSPLPPRLSSSPGKTMPTTQSFASDPKYATPQVIQAPGPRAGPCILPIVRDGKKVSNTHYYLLPERPPYLERYQRFLREAQSPEEPAPLPVPLLLPPPSTPAPAAPTATVRPMPQAAPDPKANFSTNNSNPGVRPPALRATARLPQRGCPGDGPEAGRPTDKIQMLQAMVHGVTTEECQAALQSHSWSVQRAAQYLKVEQLFGLGLRPRSECHKVLEMCDWNLEQAGCHLLGSCGPAHHKR; encoded by the exons ATGCAGCCCGAGGAGGGCACGGGCTGGCTGCTTGAGCTGCTGTCCGAGGTGCAGCTACAACAGTACTTCCTGCGGCTCCGCGATGACCTCAATGTTACCCGCCTGTCCCACTTTGAGTATGTCAAGAATGAGGACCTGGAGAAGATTGGCATGGGCCGGCCTG GACAGCGGCGATTGTGGGAGGCTGTGAAGAGGAGAAAGGCCATGTGCAAACGCAAGTCTTGGATGAGCAAG GTGTTCAGTGGAAAGCGACTGGAGGCTGAGTTCCCTCCTCATCACTCTCAGAGCACCTTCCGGAAGACCTCGCCCACTCCAGGGggcccagcaggggaggggcccttGCAGAGCCTCACGTGCCTCATTGGGGAGAAGGACCTGCATCTCTTCGAGAAGCTAGGAGATGGCTCCTTTGGCGTGGTGCGCAGGGGCGAGTGGGACGCCCCCTCAGGGAAGACG GTGAGTGTGGCTGTGAAGTGCCTGAAGCCTGATGTGCTAAGCCAGCCAGAGGCCATGGATGACTTTATCCGGGAGGTTAATGCCATGCATTCCCTGGACCATCGAAACCTCATTCGTCTCTATGGTGTGGTGCTCACGCCGCCCATGAAGATG GTGACAGAGCTGGCGCCGCTGGGATCGTTGTTGGACCGGCTGCGCAAGCACCAGGGCCACTTCCTCCTGGGAACTCTGAGCCGCTACGCCGTGCAGGTGGCTGAGGGCATGGGCTACCTAGAGTCCAAGCGCTTTATTCACCGTGACCTGGCTGCCCGAAATCTGCTGTTGGCCACCCGTGACCTGGTCAAGATTGGGGACTTCGGGTTGATGCGTGCACTACCCCAGAATGACGACCACTATGTCATGCAAGAGCATCGCAAGGTGCCCTTTGCCTG GTGTGCTCCCGAGAGCCTGAAGACACGTACCTTCTCCCATGCCAGTGACACCTGGATGTTTGGGGTAACATTGTGGGAGATGTTCACCTATGGCCAGGAGCCCTGGATTGGCCTCAATGGCAGTCAG ATTCTGCATAAGATTGACAAGGAAGGGGAACGCCTGCCGCGGCCTGAGGACTGCCCACAGGATATCTACAATGTCATGGTTCAGTGTTGGGCTCACAAGCCAGAGGACAGACCCACCTTTGTGGCCCTGCGGGACTTCCTGCTGGAG gcccagcccactGACATGAGGGCGCTTCAGGACTTTGAGGAGCCAGACAAGCTGCACATCCAGATGAACGACGTCATCACCGTCATCGAGGGAAG GGCTGAGAATTACTGGTGGCGTGGACAGAACACCCGGACACTGTGTGTGGGACCCTTTCCTCGCAACGTGGTGACCTCCGTGGCTGGCCTTTCAGCCCAGGACATCAGCCAACCCCTGCAGAATAGCTTCATCCACACGGGACATGGCGACAGTGACCCCCGCCACTGCTGGGGCTTCCCCGACAAGATTGATGA ACTGTACCTGGGAAACCCCATGGACCCTCCTGACCTGCTGAGCGTGGAACTGAGCACCTCCCGACCCACCCAACATCTAGGAAGGGTGAAAA AGCCAACCTACGACCCAGTGAGTGAGGACCAGGACCCTCTGTCCAGCGACTTCAAGAGGCTGGGCCTCCGGAAACCAGGCCTGACCCGTGGGCTGTGGCTGGCGAAGCCCTCAGCTCGGGTGCCAGGCACCAAGGCAGGGCGTGGCGGCGGGAGCGAGGTCACACTCATTGACTTCGGCGAGGAGCCCGTCATCCCCGCCCCCCGGCCCTGTGCACCCTCACTGGCACAGCTGGCCATGGATGCCTGCTCCTTGCTGGACAAGACTccaccacagagccccactcgggcaCTGCCCCGGCCCCTGCATCCCACACCTGTGGTGGACTGGGATGCCCGCCCGCTGCCCCCGCCTCCTGCCTATGACGATGTGGCCCAGGATGAGGACGACTTTGAAGTCTGCTCCATCAACAGCACCCTGGTGGCTGCAGGGGTCTGTGCTGGGCCCAGCCAGGGTGAAACCAATTATGCCTTTGTGCCTGAGCAGGCgcagctcctccctcccctggagGACAATCTGTTCCTCCCACCCCAGGGTGGGAGCAAGCCGCCCAGCTCGGCCCAGACCGCACAGATCTTCCAGGCGCTGCAGCAGGAGTGCATGCGGCAGCTGCGGGTCCCGGCTGGCTCCCTGGTCCCTTCACCTGGCCCAGCCCCAGCGGGTGAGGACaagccccaggtgcccccccggGTGCCCATCCCTCCGAGGCCCACTCGCCCACGCGGTGAGCTGTCACCAGCCCCCTCAGGTGAGGAGGAGATAGGGCGGTGGCCTggacctgcctcccctccccgggTGCCTCCCCGGGAGCCCCTGTCCCCTCAAGGCTCGAGGACCCCTAGCCCCCTGGTACCACCTGGAAGCTCCCCGCTGCCACCCCGGCTCTCAAGCTCACCTGGGAAGACCATGCCCACCACCCAGAGCTTTGCCTCAGACCCCAAATATGCTACACCACAAGTGATCCAGGCACCCGGCCCACGGGCTGGTCCCTGCATCCTACCCATCGTCCGTGATGGCAAGAAGGTCAGCAACACCCACTATTACCTGCTGCCTGAGCGCCCACCCTACCTGGAACGCTACCAGCGCTTCCTGCGTGAGGCCCAAAGCCCTGAAGAGCCGGCCCCCTTGCCTGTGCCCCTgctgctgcccccacccagcaccccagcccCTGCCGCCCCCACTGCCACTGTTCGACCAATGCCCCAGGCTGCCCCAGACCCCAAGGCCAACTTCTCCACCAACAACAGTAACCCAGGGGTCCGGCCACCAGCCCTGAGGGCCACTGCACGGCTGCCACAGAGGGGCTGCCCTGGGGACGGGCCAGAGGCTGGACGACCAACAGACAAGATCCAGATG CTGCAGGCCATGGTGCATGGGGTGACCACAGAGGAGTGCCAGGCGGCCCTGCAGAGTCACAGCTGGAGCGTGCAGAGGGCTGCCCAGTATCTGAAG GTGGAGCAGCTCTTTGGGTTGGGTCTGCGGCCGCGAAGCGAGTGCCACAAGGTGCTGGAGATGTGTGACTGGAACCTGGAGCAGGCAGGCTGCCACCTCCTGGGCtcctgcggccccgcccaccacaA GCGCTGA
- the TNK2 gene encoding activated CDC42 kinase 1 isoform X7, translating to MQPEEGTGWLLELLSEVQLQQYFLRLRDDLNVTRLSHFEYVKNEDLEKIGMGRPGQRRLWEAVKRRKAMCKRKSWMSKVFSGKRLEAEFPPHHSQSTFRKTSPTPGGPAGEGPLQSLTCLIGEKDLHLFEKLGDGSFGVVRRGEWDAPSGKTVSVAVKCLKPDVLSQPEAMDDFIREVNAMHSLDHRNLIRLYGVVLTPPMKMVTELAPLGSLLDRLRKHQGHFLLGTLSRYAVQVAEGMGYLESKRFIHRDLAARNLLLATRDLVKIGDFGLMRALPQNDDHYVMQEHRKVPFAWCAPESLKTRTFSHASDTWMFGVTLWEMFTYGQEPWIGLNGSQILHKIDKEGERLPRPEDCPQDIYNVMVQCWAHKPEDRPTFVALRDFLLEAQPTDMRALQDFEEPDKLHIQMNDVITVIEGRAENYWWRGQNTRTLCVGPFPRNVVTSVAGLSAQDISQPLQNSFIHTGHGDSDPRHCWGFPDKIDELYLGNPMDPPDLLSVELSTSRPTQHLGRVKREPPPRPPQPAIFAQKPTYDPVSEDQDPLSSDFKRLGLRKPGLTRGLWLAKPSARVPGTKAGRGGGSEVTLIDFGEEPVIPAPRPCAPSLAQLAMDACSLLDKTPPQSPTRALPRPLHPTPVVDWDARPLPPPPAYDDVAQDEDDFEVCSINSTLVAAGVCAGPSQGETNYAFVPEQAQLLPPLEDNLFLPPQGGSKPPSSAQTAQIFQALQQECMRQLRVPAGSLVPSPGPAPAGEDKPQVPPRVPIPPRPTRPRGELSPAPSGEEEIGRWPGPASPPRVPPREPLSPQGSRTPSPLVPPGSSPLPPRLSSSPGKTMPTTQSFASDPKYATPQVIQAPGPRAGPCILPIVRDGKKVSNTHYYLLPERPPYLERYQRFLREAQSPEEPAPLPVPLLLPPPSTPAPAAPTATVRPMPQAAPDPKANFSTNNSNPGVRPPALRATARLPQRGCPGDGPEAGRPTDKIQMLQAMVHGVTTEECQAALQSHSWSVQRAAQYLKVEQLFGLGLRPRSECHKVLEMCDWNLEQAGCHLLGSCGPAHHKR from the exons ATGCAGCCCGAGGAGGGCACGGGCTGGCTGCTTGAGCTGCTGTCCGAGGTGCAGCTACAACAGTACTTCCTGCGGCTCCGCGATGACCTCAATGTTACCCGCCTGTCCCACTTTGAGTATGTCAAGAATGAGGACCTGGAGAAGATTGGCATGGGCCGGCCTG GACAGCGGCGATTGTGGGAGGCTGTGAAGAGGAGAAAGGCCATGTGCAAACGCAAGTCTTGGATGAGCAAG GTGTTCAGTGGAAAGCGACTGGAGGCTGAGTTCCCTCCTCATCACTCTCAGAGCACCTTCCGGAAGACCTCGCCCACTCCAGGGggcccagcaggggaggggcccttGCAGAGCCTCACGTGCCTCATTGGGGAGAAGGACCTGCATCTCTTCGAGAAGCTAGGAGATGGCTCCTTTGGCGTGGTGCGCAGGGGCGAGTGGGACGCCCCCTCAGGGAAGACG GTGAGTGTGGCTGTGAAGTGCCTGAAGCCTGATGTGCTAAGCCAGCCAGAGGCCATGGATGACTTTATCCGGGAGGTTAATGCCATGCATTCCCTGGACCATCGAAACCTCATTCGTCTCTATGGTGTGGTGCTCACGCCGCCCATGAAGATG GTGACAGAGCTGGCGCCGCTGGGATCGTTGTTGGACCGGCTGCGCAAGCACCAGGGCCACTTCCTCCTGGGAACTCTGAGCCGCTACGCCGTGCAGGTGGCTGAGGGCATGGGCTACCTAGAGTCCAAGCGCTTTATTCACCGTGACCTGGCTGCCCGAAATCTGCTGTTGGCCACCCGTGACCTGGTCAAGATTGGGGACTTCGGGTTGATGCGTGCACTACCCCAGAATGACGACCACTATGTCATGCAAGAGCATCGCAAGGTGCCCTTTGCCTG GTGTGCTCCCGAGAGCCTGAAGACACGTACCTTCTCCCATGCCAGTGACACCTGGATGTTTGGGGTAACATTGTGGGAGATGTTCACCTATGGCCAGGAGCCCTGGATTGGCCTCAATGGCAGTCAG ATTCTGCATAAGATTGACAAGGAAGGGGAACGCCTGCCGCGGCCTGAGGACTGCCCACAGGATATCTACAATGTCATGGTTCAGTGTTGGGCTCACAAGCCAGAGGACAGACCCACCTTTGTGGCCCTGCGGGACTTCCTGCTGGAG gcccagcccactGACATGAGGGCGCTTCAGGACTTTGAGGAGCCAGACAAGCTGCACATCCAGATGAACGACGTCATCACCGTCATCGAGGGAAG GGCTGAGAATTACTGGTGGCGTGGACAGAACACCCGGACACTGTGTGTGGGACCCTTTCCTCGCAACGTGGTGACCTCCGTGGCTGGCCTTTCAGCCCAGGACATCAGCCAACCCCTGCAGAATAGCTTCATCCACACGGGACATGGCGACAGTGACCCCCGCCACTGCTGGGGCTTCCCCGACAAGATTGATGA ACTGTACCTGGGAAACCCCATGGACCCTCCTGACCTGCTGAGCGTGGAACTGAGCACCTCCCGACCCACCCAACATCTAGGAAGGGTGAAAA GGGAGCCTCCACCTCGCCCACCTCAGCCTGCCATCTTCGCTCAGA AGCCAACCTACGACCCAGTGAGTGAGGACCAGGACCCTCTGTCCAGCGACTTCAAGAGGCTGGGCCTCCGGAAACCAGGCCTGACCCGTGGGCTGTGGCTGGCGAAGCCCTCAGCTCGGGTGCCAGGCACCAAGGCAGGGCGTGGCGGCGGGAGCGAGGTCACACTCATTGACTTCGGCGAGGAGCCCGTCATCCCCGCCCCCCGGCCCTGTGCACCCTCACTGGCACAGCTGGCCATGGATGCCTGCTCCTTGCTGGACAAGACTccaccacagagccccactcgggcaCTGCCCCGGCCCCTGCATCCCACACCTGTGGTGGACTGGGATGCCCGCCCGCTGCCCCCGCCTCCTGCCTATGACGATGTGGCCCAGGATGAGGACGACTTTGAAGTCTGCTCCATCAACAGCACCCTGGTGGCTGCAGGGGTCTGTGCTGGGCCCAGCCAGGGTGAAACCAATTATGCCTTTGTGCCTGAGCAGGCgcagctcctccctcccctggagGACAATCTGTTCCTCCCACCCCAGGGTGGGAGCAAGCCGCCCAGCTCGGCCCAGACCGCACAGATCTTCCAGGCGCTGCAGCAGGAGTGCATGCGGCAGCTGCGGGTCCCGGCTGGCTCCCTGGTCCCTTCACCTGGCCCAGCCCCAGCGGGTGAGGACaagccccaggtgcccccccggGTGCCCATCCCTCCGAGGCCCACTCGCCCACGCGGTGAGCTGTCACCAGCCCCCTCAGGTGAGGAGGAGATAGGGCGGTGGCCTggacctgcctcccctccccgggTGCCTCCCCGGGAGCCCCTGTCCCCTCAAGGCTCGAGGACCCCTAGCCCCCTGGTACCACCTGGAAGCTCCCCGCTGCCACCCCGGCTCTCAAGCTCACCTGGGAAGACCATGCCCACCACCCAGAGCTTTGCCTCAGACCCCAAATATGCTACACCACAAGTGATCCAGGCACCCGGCCCACGGGCTGGTCCCTGCATCCTACCCATCGTCCGTGATGGCAAGAAGGTCAGCAACACCCACTATTACCTGCTGCCTGAGCGCCCACCCTACCTGGAACGCTACCAGCGCTTCCTGCGTGAGGCCCAAAGCCCTGAAGAGCCGGCCCCCTTGCCTGTGCCCCTgctgctgcccccacccagcaccccagcccCTGCCGCCCCCACTGCCACTGTTCGACCAATGCCCCAGGCTGCCCCAGACCCCAAGGCCAACTTCTCCACCAACAACAGTAACCCAGGGGTCCGGCCACCAGCCCTGAGGGCCACTGCACGGCTGCCACAGAGGGGCTGCCCTGGGGACGGGCCAGAGGCTGGACGACCAACAGACAAGATCCAGATG CTGCAGGCCATGGTGCATGGGGTGACCACAGAGGAGTGCCAGGCGGCCCTGCAGAGTCACAGCTGGAGCGTGCAGAGGGCTGCCCAGTATCTGAAG GTGGAGCAGCTCTTTGGGTTGGGTCTGCGGCCGCGAAGCGAGTGCCACAAGGTGCTGGAGATGTGTGACTGGAACCTGGAGCAGGCAGGCTGCCACCTCCTGGGCtcctgcggccccgcccaccacaA GCGCTGA
- the TNK2 gene encoding activated CDC42 kinase 1 isoform X4, producing the protein MQPEEGTGWLLELLSEVQLQQYFLRLRDDLNVTRLSHFEYVKNEDLEKIGMGRPGQRRLWEAVKRRKAMCKRKSWMSKVFSGKRLEAEFPPHHSQSTFRKTSPTPGGPAGEGPLQSLTCLIGEKDLHLFEKLGDGSFGVVRRGEWDAPSGKTVSVAVKCLKPDVLSQPEAMDDFIREVNAMHSLDHRNLIRLYGVVLTPPMKMVTELAPLGSLLDRLRKHQGHFLLGTLSRYAVQVAEGMGYLESKRFIHRDLAARNLLLATRDLVKIGDFGLMRALPQNDDHYVMQEHRKVPFAWCAPESLKTRTFSHASDTWMFGVTLWEMFTYGQEPWIGLNGSQILHKIDKEGERLPRPEDCPQDIYNVMVQCWAHKPEDRPTFVALRDFLLEAQPTDMRALQDFEEPDKLHIQMNDVITVIEGRAENYWWRGQNTRTLCVGPFPRNVVTSVAGLSAQDISQPLQNSFIHTGHGDSDPRHCWGFPDKIDELYLGNPMDPPDLLSVELSTSRPTQHLGRVKREPPPRPPQPAIFAQKPTYDPVSEDQDPLSSDFKRLGLRKPGLTRGLWLAKPSARVPGTKAGRGGGSEVTLIDFGEEPVIPAPRPCAPSLAQLAMDACSLLDKTPPQSPTRALPRPLHPTPVVDWDARPLPPPPAYDDVAQDEDDFEVCSINSTLVAAGVCAGPSQGETNYAFVPEQAQLLPPLEDNLFLPPQGGSKPPSSAQTAQIFQALQQECMRQLRVPAGSLVPSPGPAPAGEDKPQVPPRVPIPPRPTRPRGELSPAPSGEEEIGRWPGPASPPRVPPREPLSPQGSRTPSPLVPPGSSPLPPRLSSSPGKTMPTTQSFASDPKYATPQVIQAPGPRAGPCILPIVRDGKKVSNTHYYLLPERPPYLERYQRFLREAQSPEEPAPLPVPLLLPPPSTPAPAAPTATVRPMPQAAPDPKANFSTNNSNPGVRPPALRATARLPQRGCPGDGPEAGRPTDKIQMVEQLFGLGLRPRSECHKVLEMCDWNLEQAGCHLLGSCGPAHHKR; encoded by the exons ATGCAGCCCGAGGAGGGCACGGGCTGGCTGCTTGAGCTGCTGTCCGAGGTGCAGCTACAACAGTACTTCCTGCGGCTCCGCGATGACCTCAATGTTACCCGCCTGTCCCACTTTGAGTATGTCAAGAATGAGGACCTGGAGAAGATTGGCATGGGCCGGCCTG GACAGCGGCGATTGTGGGAGGCTGTGAAGAGGAGAAAGGCCATGTGCAAACGCAAGTCTTGGATGAGCAAG GTGTTCAGTGGAAAGCGACTGGAGGCTGAGTTCCCTCCTCATCACTCTCAGAGCACCTTCCGGAAGACCTCGCCCACTCCAGGGggcccagcaggggaggggcccttGCAGAGCCTCACGTGCCTCATTGGGGAGAAGGACCTGCATCTCTTCGAGAAGCTAGGAGATGGCTCCTTTGGCGTGGTGCGCAGGGGCGAGTGGGACGCCCCCTCAGGGAAGACG GTGAGTGTGGCTGTGAAGTGCCTGAAGCCTGATGTGCTAAGCCAGCCAGAGGCCATGGATGACTTTATCCGGGAGGTTAATGCCATGCATTCCCTGGACCATCGAAACCTCATTCGTCTCTATGGTGTGGTGCTCACGCCGCCCATGAAGATG GTGACAGAGCTGGCGCCGCTGGGATCGTTGTTGGACCGGCTGCGCAAGCACCAGGGCCACTTCCTCCTGGGAACTCTGAGCCGCTACGCCGTGCAGGTGGCTGAGGGCATGGGCTACCTAGAGTCCAAGCGCTTTATTCACCGTGACCTGGCTGCCCGAAATCTGCTGTTGGCCACCCGTGACCTGGTCAAGATTGGGGACTTCGGGTTGATGCGTGCACTACCCCAGAATGACGACCACTATGTCATGCAAGAGCATCGCAAGGTGCCCTTTGCCTG GTGTGCTCCCGAGAGCCTGAAGACACGTACCTTCTCCCATGCCAGTGACACCTGGATGTTTGGGGTAACATTGTGGGAGATGTTCACCTATGGCCAGGAGCCCTGGATTGGCCTCAATGGCAGTCAG ATTCTGCATAAGATTGACAAGGAAGGGGAACGCCTGCCGCGGCCTGAGGACTGCCCACAGGATATCTACAATGTCATGGTTCAGTGTTGGGCTCACAAGCCAGAGGACAGACCCACCTTTGTGGCCCTGCGGGACTTCCTGCTGGAG gcccagcccactGACATGAGGGCGCTTCAGGACTTTGAGGAGCCAGACAAGCTGCACATCCAGATGAACGACGTCATCACCGTCATCGAGGGAAG GGCTGAGAATTACTGGTGGCGTGGACAGAACACCCGGACACTGTGTGTGGGACCCTTTCCTCGCAACGTGGTGACCTCCGTGGCTGGCCTTTCAGCCCAGGACATCAGCCAACCCCTGCAGAATAGCTTCATCCACACGGGACATGGCGACAGTGACCCCCGCCACTGCTGGGGCTTCCCCGACAAGATTGATGA ACTGTACCTGGGAAACCCCATGGACCCTCCTGACCTGCTGAGCGTGGAACTGAGCACCTCCCGACCCACCCAACATCTAGGAAGGGTGAAAA GGGAGCCTCCACCTCGCCCACCTCAGCCTGCCATCTTCGCTCAGA AGCCAACCTACGACCCAGTGAGTGAGGACCAGGACCCTCTGTCCAGCGACTTCAAGAGGCTGGGCCTCCGGAAACCAGGCCTGACCCGTGGGCTGTGGCTGGCGAAGCCCTCAGCTCGGGTGCCAGGCACCAAGGCAGGGCGTGGCGGCGGGAGCGAGGTCACACTCATTGACTTCGGCGAGGAGCCCGTCATCCCCGCCCCCCGGCCCTGTGCACCCTCACTGGCACAGCTGGCCATGGATGCCTGCTCCTTGCTGGACAAGACTccaccacagagccccactcgggcaCTGCCCCGGCCCCTGCATCCCACACCTGTGGTGGACTGGGATGCCCGCCCGCTGCCCCCGCCTCCTGCCTATGACGATGTGGCCCAGGATGAGGACGACTTTGAAGTCTGCTCCATCAACAGCACCCTGGTGGCTGCAGGGGTCTGTGCTGGGCCCAGCCAGGGTGAAACCAATTATGCCTTTGTGCCTGAGCAGGCgcagctcctccctcccctggagGACAATCTGTTCCTCCCACCCCAGGGTGGGAGCAAGCCGCCCAGCTCGGCCCAGACCGCACAGATCTTCCAGGCGCTGCAGCAGGAGTGCATGCGGCAGCTGCGGGTCCCGGCTGGCTCCCTGGTCCCTTCACCTGGCCCAGCCCCAGCGGGTGAGGACaagccccaggtgcccccccggGTGCCCATCCCTCCGAGGCCCACTCGCCCACGCGGTGAGCTGTCACCAGCCCCCTCAGGTGAGGAGGAGATAGGGCGGTGGCCTggacctgcctcccctccccgggTGCCTCCCCGGGAGCCCCTGTCCCCTCAAGGCTCGAGGACCCCTAGCCCCCTGGTACCACCTGGAAGCTCCCCGCTGCCACCCCGGCTCTCAAGCTCACCTGGGAAGACCATGCCCACCACCCAGAGCTTTGCCTCAGACCCCAAATATGCTACACCACAAGTGATCCAGGCACCCGGCCCACGGGCTGGTCCCTGCATCCTACCCATCGTCCGTGATGGCAAGAAGGTCAGCAACACCCACTATTACCTGCTGCCTGAGCGCCCACCCTACCTGGAACGCTACCAGCGCTTCCTGCGTGAGGCCCAAAGCCCTGAAGAGCCGGCCCCCTTGCCTGTGCCCCTgctgctgcccccacccagcaccccagcccCTGCCGCCCCCACTGCCACTGTTCGACCAATGCCCCAGGCTGCCCCAGACCCCAAGGCCAACTTCTCCACCAACAACAGTAACCCAGGGGTCCGGCCACCAGCCCTGAGGGCCACTGCACGGCTGCCACAGAGGGGCTGCCCTGGGGACGGGCCAGAGGCTGGACGACCAACAGACAAGATCCAGATG GTGGAGCAGCTCTTTGGGTTGGGTCTGCGGCCGCGAAGCGAGTGCCACAAGGTGCTGGAGATGTGTGACTGGAACCTGGAGCAGGCAGGCTGCCACCTCCTGGGCtcctgcggccccgcccaccacaA GCGCTGA